TTCGAGTTCTGGCCCGAGACCGTGACATAGGCCTCGCTCTCATAGCCTGTGTCGAAGACGGGGAACTCGATGCCGGTGTACCCCTGCTGGGCGAGCTGGATCGCGCGCTGGATGTAGTTCGGGCTGATGCCGGCGGCTTTGGCTTCCGCGACCGCTCGGTTCAGTCCGGGTCCGAACGTCTTGGCTCCACCCCCGACCCCCTCTTCGTTTTCGGCGCGCGGACCCACCCCTGCCAACGCTGCACGGGACTTGGCTCCACCCCCGACCCCCTCCTCATTTTCGGGGCACGAACCCTCCCCTGCAAACGAGGAGGGGGCTTCGTGGTAGGCCTCCATGATCGCGTTGAGGTGCTTGTTATTGAGCTGCGAACCGGTGACGAGCGCGGCGACCTTCTGCTCTTCGTAGACCTTCCACGAGACGAACTGCTCGATATCGGGGTGGTCGACGTCGAGGCAGACCATCTTGGCGGCGCGGCGGGTGGTGCCGCCACTTTTGATCGCGCCCGCGCTGCGGTCGCCGACCTTGAGGAAGCTCATCAGGCCGCTCGATTTGCCGCCGCCCGAAAGCCGTTCGCTCTCGCCACGGATGGACGAGAAGTTCGTGCCGACTCCGCTGCCGTACTTGAAGATGCGGGCCTCGCGCGTCCAGAGGTCCATGATCCCGCCTTCGTTGACGAGGTCGTCCTTGACGCTCAAGATGAAGCAGGCGTGAGGCTGGGGCCGTTCGTAAGCGTTGGCGCTCCGCTCGAGGCGGCCGGTCTTGGGATCGACGTAGAAGTGGCCTTGCGGGACGCCTTCGATGCCGTAAGCGAAGTGGAGCCCGGTGTTGAACCACTGCGGACTGTTCGGCGCGGCGATCTGGCGCGCGAGCATGTGGCAGAGCTCGTCGTAGAACGCGTCGGCGTCGTCGATGGTGTCGAAGTAACCGTGGCGCTCGCCCCAGCTCCGCCAACACCCGGCAAGACGGTGGAAGACCTGGCGGCTGTCGGTCTCATGGTCGACGTCTCCGCCGAGGCCGGCCTTGCGAAAGTACTTCTGGGCCAGGATGTCGGTCGCGACCTGCGACCACTGGGCGGGCACCATGACGCCTTCCATCTTGAACACGGTGCTGCCGTCCGGGTTCCGGATCTCGCTCGTTCGCGGCTCGAACGCGATCCCCTCATAGCGGTCGTGGCCCGGCTTGGTGAAGTACCTTTCGATTTTCATGAATCTTCCTTTTACGTATCCTTGTGTCTACTAGTATAGCTCAGTTTTCCGCCACGAGGGCGAGGGGACTGAAGCCTGCGACGTCCATCCGATGGACGATCCTGGCGAACTCCGCGGGGTCGTCGAACTCGCGGTACACGCTGGCGAAACGGACGAAGGCGACGGGGTCGAGCCCGTGAAGTTCCCGCATGACGCGGTCCCCGACCTCGCTGCTCGGGACTTCGTCGTCCGAGAGGTCGAAAAGGTCGCGCTCGACGCGTTGGGCGGCTTCACGAAGGGCCTCGAGAGTGACGGGCCGCTTGTGGCAGGCCGTGACCATGCCCGTCAGCACCTTCTCCCGGTCGAACTCTTCCCTCTCCCCGCTCCGCTTCACGACGAAGAGCCTCGGCCTTTCCGGGGCTTCGAACGTCGTGAACCTCCGGCTGCAGCCTTCGCACTCGCGCCGACGCCGGACGGCTTCGCCTTCGCGGGCGGGCCGGGAGTCGAGCACGCGGTGTTCCGTGTGGCCGCAATAGGGGCATTTCATGTCGTCGTCTCTTCTACGTCCTGGCGGTGCGCCATGGGACGCGCTACGGGCCCCGTTGCCCGTTGCAACCCCAATATATTGGGGCGCAAGGGTGAAGACGGCACTACATGCGGGAAAGCGTCACTTTTTTTCGCACGGGTTTTACAGTCGGTTTTCCCGTCTAGGCTCAATCAGGATAGAAAGGTCGTGCCCCCAGTTTCTGAAGGATTTCGGAAGCCTCCGCCTGGTCGGAGACGCGCACCGCCCGACCGCACCTGAGGGCCGCTTTCGCCAGCGACTCCATGTTCCCGCCCGGTCGGACTTCGACGAAGTCAAGGCACATCGACAAACCGGCGATCAGTCGGTCACGGACTTTGTTCGAGTTCGGATGGAAGTCCTTCTCGGGATTGAGGCTGCTGACGGCGAGGTCGGTCTTCGGATCGAAGCGGTAGCGCCAAAGCCGGGCCGCGCGGAACGGCTCGTCCTGCAGTTCTTCGCCAAGCGCGCGGAAGAGGCCCCGGTCGAGGACGAGCAGCCGGGGCGCGCCGTAGCGCAACGGCACGACGGCCGACCGCTGATATTCGGGCGTGTCGTGCCCGCTGACGATCGCTTTGCCGTCCAGCACGTGCTCCTCCGCGAGCTTTTCGACAGCTTCGAGTCCGGCCCGCGTCGTTCCACGGGACGACAGGACGCACGCCGTTTTCGCTTCCAAGAGCTTGGTGTTGCCGTAGAGGAACAGCACGCCTGGCGGATCGGCGTCCATCTGCTCGATGCGGCGAGGATAATGGGCGTCGGCCGCGGTCACGAGAGAGACGCCGAGAGGGACCAGGCGCTCTTCGACCTGCAAAGCCTCCGCGACTTTGGCCTTCTTCCGTTCGTGCCACCCGTCGGCGACTTTGACCTTCATTCCGTACTCCTCGCGCAGCGCTTCAGGGCCGATACGAAGGAAGTCGTCGGGCGACCGTCCGAGCAGGTCGTTCCGAGTGAGAGCACGGGTCACGGTCTTGCCGCCGATACCGGGCGTCAAGGCAAGGGCGAGCGTCAGCGTTCGGCGCGAAAGGGCCATGGGGTTCCCGAACCGCATTGTGCACGGTCCGCACGCTCAGAATCGACGGTGCGACGGAGCCTCCGCCTACGGAACGAGACGCGCGGCCGCCAAGAGCACGTCCACGACCGTCTGTCCGACCGTCTGCATCACGTCGACGACCTCGCCGTGGTGCGGGACCGACTCTCCGAGCCCGCATCCGAGGTTCGTGACGACGGCCAGGCATCCGTAGTCCACGCCCGCCTCCCGCATCACGATCGCCTCGCTCGAAGCCGTCATCCCGACGACGTCGCCACCGAACGTCCGCAGCATCCTGATCTCGGCGGGCGTTTCGTAGCGCGGCCCGTCGAGCCCGACATAGACGCATTCCCCACGGGCCTTCACCGGAACGGCCAGGCAAGCTGTGTTCAAGGCGCCGGCGAGGGGGAACGGGACGGCGAACGGCGTGTGGACGACCGTGTCGTGGAACAGGGTGAGGCGCCGGCACGTCAGGTCGAGGAAGTCGGTGCAGACCGCGAGCGTCTCCGGCGCCCAATCGGCGTGCAACGATCCGACCGCAGCGCTGGCCAGACATCCTTGGACGCCGATTTCTCGAAGGGCTTGCGCCATGCCGACGTAGTCCACCCGATGAGGAGGCACTTTGTGCCCCGCCGAATGGCGTTGGACCAGCCCGACCTTCAGGCCGTCGACGTCGATCAACGTCCATTCCAAGCCGGCTGTCCGGCGGGCTTCCCCTCCCAGCGCCGCGAGCCGAGGGCCGATGCCCGTGCCTCCGATGATCGCGACGTCCGCCTCTGCCATGCGGTCAGGCTACCCCTGGGGCATACTGGACCGCATGCCGCAAAGCATCACCTTCTTGGGCGCGGCCCGGACGGTCACGGGCTCGAAACACCTCTTGGAACTGGACGGAAAGAAGGTCCTCGTCGACTGCGGCATGTTCCAGGGCCCTCGCGAGCTCCGCGAACGGAACTGGCTGCCGCTGCCCGTCGCGGCGCACGAACTGGACGCGATGGTGCTCACCCATGCGCACATGGACCACATCGGCATGTTGCCGCGGTTCGTCAAGGACGGCTTCCGTGGCCCGGCCTATGCGACGCCCAGCACGATCGGGCTGTGCCGGATCAGCCTTCCCGACAGCGGCCGGATCCAAGAAGAAGACGCGCGTTACCACGCCAGGCACGGCACCAGCCGTCATGTCGAGCCCAAACCGCTCTACGACGAAGCCGAAGCCTATGAAGCCCTGAAGGTTTTGAAGCCCGTCCACTTCTGGCAATGGCAGCAGCTTCCTGCGGGCGCCCAGTTCCGGTTCATGCCCGCCGGACACATCATCGGTTCCGGGTTCGCCGAGGTCTATTTCGAGAACGGCGAGCGTATCCTGATGTCCGGCGACCTCGGCCGGTTCGACCGCCCGATCCTCAAGGACCCGACGCCGGTCGAGCACGCCGAGTACCTCGTCCTGGAGAGCACCTATGGCGACCGGCTCCACGATACGACCGACCCCAAGCAGAAGATCCTCAGCGTCTTGCGGCGCGCGATCGAGCAAAGGTCGTGCGTGCTCGTCCCGTCGTTCGCGATCGGGCGCACCCAAGAGCTGCTCTGGTACATCCGGGAGCTCACTGACGAAGGCCTTCTCGACCGCATCCCGATCTATGTCGACAGCCCGATGGCGAACGCGGCTTCCCTGCTCTATGTCGAAGAATCGGAGGACTTGGACCAGGACATGCGCTGCGACCTGCGAGAAGGCCGTTCGCCGTTCTCGAGCGAGTTCGTGCGCTTCGTCCGCGACCGCAACCTGTCCAAGCAACTCAACCAAATGGACGGTCCGATGGTCATCATCGCCGGGAGCGGCATGGTCACGGGAGGCCGCATCCTCCACCACATGAAGCACCGCGTCGCCGACCCGTCTACGATCGTGATGTTCACGGGCTACCAGGCCGACGGCACGACGGGTCGCGACATCCAAGAAGGCACCCGCACGATCCGCTTGCTCGGTCAAGACATCCCGTTCAACGCGCAGATCGAGCGGCTCGATTCTCTGTCGGCCCACGCCGACTACGGAGAGATGCTGAAGTGGCTCCGCAACTTTAAGACGCCGCCCCGCAAGACGTTCCTCGTCCACGGCGAACCGCCCGCCCAAGAGTCGTTGCGGCAGAAGATCGTCGACGAGCTGGGATGGGACGTCGTCGTGCCAGGCCAGGGCGAGACCCACGAGCTGTGAGGCACCCCGACGTCCTCCCGACAGGCCGTCCCACCATAGGGTCAAAGCGCGACTGGGGCGAGCTTCCCCACGAGGAAAGGCTGGGCGTCGGGGTCGTCGGCTTGCACGAGGGCCACACGATGCTCGTCGCGCTGCGTGCGAGCGGGCTCTGCCGCGCCGTGGCCGGTTGCGACCTCGCCGAAGAGAAGCGCGAAGACGCGCTGGCCGCTTCCCCTGGCCTGCGAGTGACGGCCGACTATGACGAGATGCTGGCGATGACGGACGTGCGGATCGTCTGCATCTACACCCCGGACAGCCTCCACGCCGAGCAGATCGAGAAGGCGTTCCGCGCGGGCAAGGACGTCGTCTGCACCAAGCCGCTCATCAACGACGCGCGTCAAGCTTCCCGACTCCTCAAGGCGGCCAAGGAGACCGGGCGGCGGCTACAGGTCGGGCAATCGACGCGGTTCTACGAGCCGTTCCTGCGGCAGCGCGAGCTGTTCGAGGCGGGCGAGTTCGGCGAGGTGGAGTGCTACGACGCGCACTACGACCACCGCATGGACTGGTATTACGAAAAGAGCCCGTGGACGGCCACGGACACGGACTGGGCGTACCTCGGTCTCAGCCATCCGGTGGACTTGGTGCGGTGGTACCTCGGGGACATCGCGGAGGTGAACGCGATGGTCGCCCAGACCTCGATGGGCCGCAAGCACGCCCCGCAGCTCTTCGACGTCTACTCGGCGCACATGCGGACCCGCGACCGTCGCAAGATGGGCCGCGTCTTCGGCAACTACGGCATCACGGAACTTCCCCGCTCGCGCTCGCTCATCGAAGGCTGCCTGATGGGCTCGAAGGGCACGTCCATCGCCCGCTATCCCGATCTACGGCACTCCTGGATCGGCGCGGACGGGATCGAAAAGGAGGAGGACTATCACCATGAACTGGCGGGCTACTACTACCGCCACGAGCTCAAAGGCATGCATTACGGCGAGTTCGCGAACATCATCGACTCCTTCGCGAGAGCGCTGATCGACGGCACGCCCAACTCGCCCGACCTGCGCGAAGGCCTGCAGACCGTGCTCGTGATGGACGCCATCGTCCGATCGGCGAGCGAAGACCGCACCGTCGAAGTGCCGATGCTCGACTTCGGCTAGTGGCTCCATCCCCTAGCCCCTCTCAAAGCCCCCTCCTCGTGTGGACCGGCAGCCTGCCCTGAGCGGAGTCGAAGGGTGCCGGACACATGAGGAGGGGGTTGGGGGTGGAGCCGTCCGCTTGCGTTCCGTGTGGACCGGATGCCTGCCCTAAAGGCTCGAGCGGTGCGGATTTCAGACGGAAGGAGGATCCTATTGCTCCATCCCCTAGCCCCTTCCTCATGTTCGGCGCACGGACATCGCCTGCACACGAGGAAGGGGAATCCGGAGCCCCCTCCTCGTGTGGACCGGATGCCTTGTGCCGGACACATGAGGAGGGGGTTGGGGGTGGAGATCCGGGGCCGCCCACTAGCCGTCCGACTCTGCCCGAGGTGCCCGACGCGGCTCGTTCAAGAGGTTCACGGCACCCACGATTCCGGACGCGGCGAAGAGCGCCAGGAACGGCACGACCGGGAACGAGAAGCGAGGGTTGCCGAAGAACACCATCGAGAGCAACGCCGTGTTCCCGATGAAGAACAGGGCCGTCAGCGGTAACCGTTTGGTGAACAGACCCACGACGGCACCGAAGCCGGCTAAGGCGAGCAGCCAGGGGACGCTCCCGCGCGAAGCTTCGCGGAACCGGAGGTACTCCTGTTTGTCGGCGCCGAGGCCAGGCGGGCGCAACACGCCCTGCTCTTTTTGGAACGCCCAGTACGCCGCATCGGTCGCGTTCAGGAACGTGCCCTGCAACTTGGCAGGCCAGAGGCTGCGCACGAAAGCCGGGTTCTGCTTGGCATAGCCCAGAGCGGTCCGCGACGCCCTCTTGTCCCGCTCGACCTCGCCGAGGCCCGTAAAGTCGTAACCGAGCGAATCGGGGTTCTGATAGAGACCGTTCGACCTCGGGCTGTTGCCGATGAGAAGGTTGTCGCCGCCGTTGGTGCTGACGAACACGGGCGTCCCGAAGACCGACCAGTTCCTCAACGTCCACGGCACGAGGAACACGGACATTCCGAGCGCGCCAAAGGCCAGCACCGGAAGCACCCGTCCACGGATGGTGGACGGGGCATCGAGGAGCCAGCCTCCCACGACCACCAGCAGTGGCAGCACCGCAGCCTGGGGCCGGACCAGCGTCGCCGCACCGAAGAGAAGGCCCGCACCGAGCGCCCGCAAGGCATAGGCCGGTAAGCGCTTGCGCCCGCTCTGACCCTTTGGTGGAGACTTCGCTTCGATGTCACGGGCCGACCGTTTTCCGACAGGCAGCGTCAGGAGCGCGAGCGTGCCCGCCAGGGTCAGCGCGGTGTAGAGCGGCTCGGAGGCGAGGATCCCGCTATAGGCGACATAGGCCGGGTGGACGGCCAGCACCCATGCGGCGCCGACCCCGACCGCCCCGCTCCGGAACAACACCGCTCCGAGCCGCCAGGTCAAGACGAGACAGGCGAGAACGAGCACCGTGTTCAGCACCTTGCCCAGCGCCACGCTCGCCCCTGCGACCAGGAACGCGAGCCCGAGAAACCCCGGATAGCCGACGGGCCAGTAAGCGGTCAGGCGTCCGTCGACCGCATAACCGTGGCCCTGCGAAATCGAGACCGCGCGCAGGAAGTACCACTGGAAGTCGGTCACGGGTTGGGTGTCGACCCGCTGCAGCCACACGACGCGGACCGCGATCGCGAGCAACAGGACGGCCGCGAACCACGG
The DNA window shown above is from Armatimonadota bacterium and carries:
- the nrdR gene encoding transcriptional repressor NrdR, with translation MKCPYCGHTEHRVLDSRPAREGEAVRRRRECEGCSRRFTTFEAPERPRLFVVKRSGEREEFDREKVLTGMVTACHKRPVTLEALREAAQRVERDLFDLSDDEVPSSEVGDRVMRELHGLDPVAFVRFASVYREFDDPAEFARIVHRMDVAGFSPLALVAEN
- a CDS encoding DNA-processing protein DprA, which translates into the protein MALSRRTLTLALALTPGIGGKTVTRALTRNDLLGRSPDDFLRIGPEALREEYGMKVKVADGWHERKKAKVAEALQVEERLVPLGVSLVTAADAHYPRRIEQMDADPPGVLFLYGNTKLLEAKTACVLSSRGTTRAGLEAVEKLAEEHVLDGKAIVSGHDTPEYQRSAVVPLRYGAPRLLVLDRGLFRALGEELQDEPFRAARLWRYRFDPKTDLAVSSLNPEKDFHPNSNKVRDRLIAGLSMCLDFVEVRPGGNMESLAKAALRCGRAVRVSDQAEASEILQKLGARPFYPD
- a CDS encoding MTAP family purine nucleoside phosphorylase, which codes for MAEADVAIIGGTGIGPRLAALGGEARRTAGLEWTLIDVDGLKVGLVQRHSAGHKVPPHRVDYVGMAQALREIGVQGCLASAAVGSLHADWAPETLAVCTDFLDLTCRRLTLFHDTVVHTPFAVPFPLAGALNTACLAVPVKARGECVYVGLDGPRYETPAEIRMLRTFGGDVVGMTASSEAIVMREAGVDYGCLAVVTNLGCGLGESVPHHGEVVDVMQTVGQTVVDVLLAAARLVP
- a CDS encoding MBL fold metallo-hydrolase; protein product: MPQSITFLGAARTVTGSKHLLELDGKKVLVDCGMFQGPRELRERNWLPLPVAAHELDAMVLTHAHMDHIGMLPRFVKDGFRGPAYATPSTIGLCRISLPDSGRIQEEDARYHARHGTSRHVEPKPLYDEAEAYEALKVLKPVHFWQWQQLPAGAQFRFMPAGHIIGSGFAEVYFENGERILMSGDLGRFDRPILKDPTPVEHAEYLVLESTYGDRLHDTTDPKQKILSVLRRAIEQRSCVLVPSFAIGRTQELLWYIRELTDEGLLDRIPIYVDSPMANAASLLYVEESEDLDQDMRCDLREGRSPFSSEFVRFVRDRNLSKQLNQMDGPMVIIAGSGMVTGGRILHHMKHRVADPSTIVMFTGYQADGTTGRDIQEGTRTIRLLGQDIPFNAQIERLDSLSAHADYGEMLKWLRNFKTPPRKTFLVHGEPPAQESLRQKIVDELGWDVVVPGQGETHEL
- a CDS encoding Gfo/Idh/MocA family oxidoreductase — protein: MRHPDVLPTGRPTIGSKRDWGELPHEERLGVGVVGLHEGHTMLVALRASGLCRAVAGCDLAEEKREDALAASPGLRVTADYDEMLAMTDVRIVCIYTPDSLHAEQIEKAFRAGKDVVCTKPLINDARQASRLLKAAKETGRRLQVGQSTRFYEPFLRQRELFEAGEFGEVECYDAHYDHRMDWYYEKSPWTATDTDWAYLGLSHPVDLVRWYLGDIAEVNAMVAQTSMGRKHAPQLFDVYSAHMRTRDRRKMGRVFGNYGITELPRSRSLIEGCLMGSKGTSIARYPDLRHSWIGADGIEKEEDYHHELAGYYYRHELKGMHYGEFANIIDSFARALIDGTPNSPDLREGLQTVLVMDAIVRSASEDRTVEVPMLDFG